The following proteins come from a genomic window of Eleginops maclovinus isolate JMC-PN-2008 ecotype Puerto Natales chromosome 8, JC_Emac_rtc_rv5, whole genome shotgun sequence:
- the opn4xa gene encoding opsin 4xa, which yields MDLDPGFYRPVDVQAHAHYIVAFFVLVIGTLGVTGNALVMYAFFCNKKLRTPPNFFIMNLAVSDFLMAITQSPIFFVNSLYKGWIFGETGCKIYAFCGALFGITSMINLLAISLDRYIVITKPLQAIRWTSKRRTCLIIALVWLYSLAWSLAPLLGWSSYIPEGLMTSCTWDYVTSTPANKSYTLMLCCFVFFIPLAIISYCYLCMFLAIRTASRDVEKFGYQVRKSTLIHQQSIKTEWKLAKIAFVVIIVFVLSWSPYACVTLIAWAGYASVLTPYSKAVPAVIAKASAIYNPFIYAIIHSKYRDTMAENVPCLHFLGEPPRRKCISVSHSESSLRDSMLSRQSSGSKTRFQRVSSMSTADTVWSDVELDPIDESYRVKSSYSLGALREKDPKSLAKQTKGKGSYSQEQIRIPERVTTSRCDHTLSLESVNTVMRLAIGRRMEENPECLNKDKKQEAEQDKKGGQEQTETQQVQKEKDDKELEVLLQPDSLDKIASVHSQAVIRLDLKKDHGYCEEKQSTQSHKRELLLRLQPPDCSAQVFESVQRYL from the exons TAACAAAAAGCTACGGACTCCTCCCAACTTTTTCATCATGAACCTGGCAGTCAGTGACTTCCTCATGGCGATCACACAGTCACCCATCTTCTTTGTGAACTCCCTCTACAAGGGGTGGATTTTTGGGGAAACAG GCTGTAAGATATACGCCTTCTGTGGAGCTTTGTTTGGAATAACTTCTATGATAAACCTTCTGGCTATATCTCTTGATCGCTACATCGTCATCACCAAGCCTCTGCAGGCCATTCGCTGGACCTCAAAGAGACGCACTTGCCTCATTATCGCCCTGGTCTGGCTGTACTCACTGGCCTGGAGCCTCGCACCCCTTTTAGGGTGGA gTTCGTACATACCAGAGGGCCTGATGACCTCATGCACATGGGACTATGTGACATCTACTCCTGCCAATAAAAGTTATACTTTGATGCTATGCTGCTTTGTATTCTTCATCCCTCTGGCCATTATATCCTATTGTTATCTGTGCATGTTCCTGGCCATCCGCACTGCAAGCAG AGATGTGGAGAAGTTTGGGTATCAGGTGAGGAAGTCAACCCTGATCCACCAGCAGTCCATCAAGACTGAATGGAAGCTGGCCAAGATTGCCTTTGTGGTCATCATAGTGTTTGTGCTTTCCTGGTCGCCCTATGCATGTGTCACCCTCATCGCCTGGGCTGG ATATGCAAGTGTCCTCACTCCCTATTCAAAAGCGGTGCCTGCTGTTATAGCCAAGGCATCAGCCATCTACAACCCTTTTATTTACGCCATCATTCACTCTAAATACAG GGACACCATGGCAGAAAATGTTCCCTGTCTTCACTTCCTAGGAGAGCCCCCCAGGAGGAAGTGCATATCAGTGTCACACAGCGAGTCCTCCCTCAGGGACTCAATGCTGAGCAGACAGTCGTCTGGCTCCAAAACCAGGTTTCAGAGAGTGTCCTCCATGTCTACAGCTGACACA GTTTGGAGCGATGTGGAGCTGGACCCAATTGATGAGAGCTATAGAGTGAAGTCCAGCTATTCCCTTGGAGCTTTGAGGGAGAAAGACCCAAAGTCATTGGCTAAGCAGACCAAGGGAAAGGGAAGCTACAGCCAGGAACAG ATCCGCATCCCAGAGAGAGTCACCACCAGCAGATGTGATCACACCCTGTCGCTGGAGTCTGTCAACACAGTAATGCGCCTGGCCATTGGGAGGAGAATGGAGGAGAATCCTGAATGTttgaataaagacaaaaaacaggaagcagaacaAGATAAAAAGGGTGGGCAagaacagacagagacacagcaaGTTCAGAAGGAGAAAGATGATAAGGAGCTGGAAGTCCTCCTCCAGCCAGACTCTCTGGACAAAATTGCATCTGTGCACTCCCAAGCAGTCATCAGACTCGACTTAAAGAAGGACCATGGCTATtgtgaggaaaaacaaagcacacagaGTCATAAGAGAGAACTGTTGCTCCGTTTACAGCCTCCGGACTGTTCTGCTCAAGTATTTGAGTCTGTGCAAAGATATCTataa